From Arachis stenosperma cultivar V10309 chromosome 2, arast.V10309.gnm1.PFL2, whole genome shotgun sequence, one genomic window encodes:
- the LOC130961874 gene encoding uncharacterized protein LOC130961874 — translation MSKKNNLAKRKKQYEFDLQREKQEKLKKEQKLNAKKNKMKVGGGKKKGGSGFQVGKRKLKTKLTAVAKAKAAQAMELDK, via the exons ATGTCGAAGAAGAACAACCTCGCTAAGAGAAAGAAGCAGTACGAATTCGATCTCCAAA GAGAGAAGCAGGAGAAGCTGAAGAAAGAACAGAAGCTCAACGCAAAGAAAAACAAGATGAAA GTTGGTGGTGGCAAGAAGAAGGGTGGAAGTGGATTTCAAGTGGGGAAGAGAAAGCTGAAGACCAAGTTGACAGCAGTAGCTAAAGCTAAAGCTGCACAGGCAATGGAGCTTGATAAATGA